Below is a window of uncultured Umboniibacter sp. DNA.
ACGGCTGAGGAGAGTTCGCATGCATCGTGTCTTTATTTCAGATCTTCACCTAGATAGTCAGGATGAGCGCTATAGCGCATTGCTGACGCTACTGGATGAATTACCCTCTGGATGTGAGCTCTACCTGTTGGGCGATATTTTTGAAGCCTGGGTTGGCGATGATGATGACGCGCCTTGGCTTGCAGCATTAGCTCAGCACCTCTTAGCACTAAGACAACGCGACATTCACGCCTTCTTTATGCACGGTAATCGCGATTTCCTTCTGGGTGAGCATTGGGCAAAAGCTGCAGGCTTGACCATTATTAAAGCACCATACCTAATCGAACAGGACACCGGTGAAAACTGGGTACTTTGCCACGGTGATGAACTGTGTACCGATGACGAAGCGTATCAAGCGTTTCGAAAACTCAGCCGCAGTGATGAGTGGCAACAGGCATTGCTCGCGAAACCACTCGCTGAACGCAAAGCCATCGCACTTCATCTTCGCCAACAGAGTCAGCAGTCCAATTCTAACAAAGCAGATAATATTATGGATGTGAACGCTGCCGCGGTGGAGAGCTTACACTTAGAAGCCAACGCGCAAGTTATCCTTCACGGCCATACACACCGACCAAAGATACATGAGCTTGGTGAATTCCAACGAGTAGTGTTGGGTGACTGGACCGATCATTTCCACTATGTCGTGAGTGATGGTAGTCGCCTAGAGTTACTCAAACGCGCAATTTAACTTCATTTCGCAAACACGCACACTAAGCTCATCACTCTACTCAAGAAGCGTTAGCTAAAGTCTGTTGCTATGCCTAGGCAAGCAGACCGGCTGGTTGAATGCTTACCGTTTAATTCACTTAACCCGCTTAAAACTGCCCACGTGCGAATTTCGAACTACCTTTGAACGCGAAGTTGCGTCTTGCCGATCTCGATAAAGTAACCTTGATCGTCTTCCTGCAAACGCTCTGCGAGGTCATAGTAAGCGTTACGATGAAATTTAGCGGTCATATTAGGCGCCACATCAACTACTATTGAATCGCTCTCTAATCGTGGCTGACAATCCTGATTAAGTGGCAATTTGTTGCCGCAGCTGAGTACGAAAAACACGTTGTCATCCTCTTCGACCAATAACGACACCCATAACGGGTAGCTCATCACTGTGATTTGCCACTTTTCTACTGGAGTCAGTAGGAAATAATCGTCGCCCTCTCGCCGAAGAATACGGGTGAACAGATTGACAAGCCTAGCGCGTTTAATCTCAGCGCCCTCATGGATCCAACGACCCGTCTCATCAATCACCAAATCCATGGTGCCCGATAATTGCGGCTGCCACTGCGCTAAGCCCGCAACAAACAAGCTTTCTTCTGCCTCGGCTAAACCGGCATACTGCTCTACCGCATCAAGATTCATGACGGAATGGGTCTAAAGAAGGTTGAGAACACACTAAACGCCTTGTGAGCCATTAAGCTCCTGTTGAATTTCGGCCCTGTCATCATCTATTGCAGATAAAGCTGGCCAACTCGATGGAATATTTCCCGCAGACGAACCTCGTCAGCGCCATCCGCCAGCAGAACCAGCAACAGCATGCGCGCCTTCAAACCATCAAGCGTGGTACCGTTAATACAGCCAGCGCGAACAAGGGGGCCCGCTGAGCCGGTCTCACCATAACTCGACGCCAAGACCTCACCACCGCCTGTTCTCGAGCAAATGATGACATATTTTTCTTGTGCCATCGCTTCGACAGCGCCGCTAATATTGGCACTGACATTACCACCGCCAACACCTTCGATAACCACGGCAGGAACATCTGTAGCAGCAACCGCCGCCACCAAGATGTCATCCATATCAAACACACAGCGAACTAGCGGGATAGATACCTTTGCTCTGCCGCCTTGGTAGTCGATATCCAAGCGGCTGGGCGCCGCCACATAGCGAGCTTTTGATTCCACAATCCAGCCTACCGGCCCTAAATTGGGAGATTGAAAGGCGCGAAGACTAAACGAATGTCGCTTCTCAACCAATCGGGCCGCATGGATCTCGTCATTAATGACAACCACCACGCCCATCTCTGCAGTACGAGGGTGCAGTGCAACACGAGCACTCGCTAACAGGTTGGCGAAACCATCAGCCCCTAGCTGCTTTGGATCTCGCATTGCGGCGGTAACAACTAAACTGACACCGCTTTGCCCTAGCATTAAGTCCAGGCCAAAGGCCGTCTCTTCCAACGTATCCGTACCTTGAAGTAGGACGAAGCTATTAATGCCCGCGGCGCGCCACTCGTTGACTCGATCGATCACATCAAAGAGGTCTGACAGTTTTAAACTCGGTGAGCCTACCTTGCGAATCGTGCAGCAATGGACCTCGGCAATCTCGTCGAGCTGAGGCAACGCCGCACAGATATCTTCCGCACTGAGGTCCGGCAGAGCGCCATCTACTCCGCTCTGTCCCATGGTAATGGTCCCGCCCAACGACATAATGCCAATTTTCTGCACGTAAACTCCCTCTGCTAAATACGACCGTAAACGCTAAATATTTAGTCTACGGTAGCCATCAACGCGGCATTACCACCGGCCGCTGTAGTGTTAACACTTACGGTAACCTCATGACTAAATCGCTGCAATGCCAAATGTTGATCAAATGAATCAACGATAATCGGCAAAGCACCATCTACCTTTGCGGTAGCGGCTAAGAGCTCGTCATCTTGGGCCATCACAAGGACATTAAACCGACCTGAGGCCAGTAACTTCAAATGAGCCTCACGACTAGGTAAATCAACCAGCTCGAATGCGCCGTGCTCAGCAAAACAACTCCATCGAGCCGGGATGTCGGCGTGGCTACTCATTGCAACGCGGTTTCCAGCTAATAGCGCCAGCAAAATAAGTCCTCGGGCCTGCTCATGCTTTACGTTAGGGTCTATCCAAACGGTAGCGCGAGGGCGAAGCTCCAACGTATTTAACTCCCCGGTGGGGCCAGGCATTACTTCTTTATTTGCCACGAGATCATGAGCCCAGTGATAGACGATGACGCCTTCGCCCTCTGCCTGGCGAAGTAACTCCCAGCGTTGTTCGACACTAAGGTCTCGCCATGCGTCACGAACAGGCGGTGATTCGATCCCGGTGCCACTGTACTTGAACTTCTGTGACTTCAGCGGCGCATAGTCTAAGAAGCGAGATA
It encodes the following:
- a CDS encoding UDP-2,3-diacylglucosamine diphosphatase, which encodes MHRVFISDLHLDSQDERYSALLTLLDELPSGCELYLLGDIFEAWVGDDDDAPWLAALAQHLLALRQRDIHAFFMHGNRDFLLGEHWAKAAGLTIIKAPYLIEQDTGENWVLCHGDELCTDDEAYQAFRKLSRSDEWQQALLAKPLAERKAIALHLRQQSQQSNSNKADNIMDVNAAAVESLHLEANAQVILHGHTHRPKIHELGEFQRVVLGDWTDHFHYVVSDGSRLELLKRAI
- a CDS encoding DUF1285 domain-containing protein produces the protein MNLDAVEQYAGLAEAEESLFVAGLAQWQPQLSGTMDLVIDETGRWIHEGAEIKRARLVNLFTRILRREGDDYFLLTPVEKWQITVMSYPLWVSLLVEEDDNVFFVLSCGNKLPLNQDCQPRLESDSIVVDVAPNMTAKFHRNAYYDLAERLQEDDQGYFIEIGKTQLRVQR
- a CDS encoding asparaginase, whose protein sequence is MQKIGIMSLGGTITMGQSGVDGALPDLSAEDICAALPQLDEIAEVHCCTIRKVGSPSLKLSDLFDVIDRVNEWRAAGINSFVLLQGTDTLEETAFGLDLMLGQSGVSLVVTAAMRDPKQLGADGFANLLASARVALHPRTAEMGVVVVINDEIHAARLVEKRHSFSLRAFQSPNLGPVGWIVESKARYVAAPSRLDIDYQGGRAKVSIPLVRCVFDMDDILVAAVAATDVPAVVIEGVGGGNVSANISGAVEAMAQEKYVIICSRTGGGEVLASSYGETGSAGPLVRAGCINGTTLDGLKARMLLLVLLADGADEVRLREIFHRVGQLYLQ